The following are encoded in a window of Paenibacillaceae bacterium GAS479 genomic DNA:
- a CDS encoding Sugar or nucleoside kinase, ribokinase family, with protein MKSSKVIVIGELNVDLIFAGTGIRPEPNREKLVDEFRLALGSSSAITAAGLAGLGLEVELVSIVGDDEFGRFCINELAGYGVGVGNIKLDASLRTGVTLSLTDGSDRSLLTYLGSIASVTPDLIPASLFEGASHVHFGSFYLQESMRPHWAELFRRAKEAGLTTSFDVGWDPNEQWDRERLKELLAWTDWFLPSEEEALAIFQCNDVKELAEHLPERRGYVAVKRGSAGALVIGPDGSVTEGKAVKIVPVDTTGAGDSFNAGWITARLSGKSESESLSYANACGALSTLRIGGAGSLNLQELHRFCEAELQPE; from the coding sequence ATGAAAAGTTCAAAAGTCATTGTTATCGGAGAGCTGAACGTAGATCTGATCTTTGCGGGAACCGGAATCCGTCCCGAGCCCAATCGCGAGAAGCTTGTGGATGAGTTCCGTCTGGCGCTAGGCTCTTCCTCTGCCATTACGGCGGCTGGTCTGGCCGGGCTTGGCCTCGAAGTAGAGCTGGTGTCGATCGTCGGCGACGATGAATTCGGTAGATTTTGCATCAATGAGCTCGCCGGTTATGGAGTCGGCGTAGGCAACATCAAGCTGGACGCCAGCCTTCGCACAGGCGTGACCCTTTCTTTAACCGATGGAAGCGACCGGTCGCTGCTCACTTACCTTGGCTCCATCGCTTCCGTTACTCCCGATCTCATTCCAGCATCCCTGTTTGAAGGAGCATCTCATGTCCATTTTGGCTCTTTTTATTTGCAAGAGAGCATGCGTCCGCACTGGGCGGAACTGTTTCGCAGGGCGAAGGAGGCGGGGCTGACAACTTCCTTTGACGTCGGCTGGGACCCGAATGAGCAGTGGGACCGGGAGCGGCTCAAGGAGCTGCTGGCATGGACCGATTGGTTCCTGCCGAGCGAAGAAGAGGCGTTAGCTATATTCCAATGCAACGATGTTAAGGAGCTAGCGGAGCATTTGCCCGAACGTCGTGGATATGTAGCGGTGAAAAGAGGCTCAGCCGGAGCTCTAGTTATCGGCCCGGACGGCAGTGTGACGGAAGGCAAAGCAGTTAAGATCGTGCCGGTCGACACGACCGGAGCCGGGGATTCTTTCAACGCCGGCTGGATAACAGCCCGTCTGTCGGGTAAGTCGGAGAGCGAGTCGCTGTCTTATGCCAATGCTTGCGGGGCGTTGTCTACGCTGCGCATCGGAGGCGCGGGCAGTCTTAATTTGCAGGAATTGCATCGTTTTTGCGAGGCCGAGCTCCAGCCTGAATAG
- a CDS encoding alpha-galactosidase yields MTRISIIGSGSMFTKYLASDILQIQGFEEGVFALVDVDARRLELSVKLVHRLIELSGKNWTVEASTDRREVIAGSRFVINQIEVAGLETVRNEFEIPLRYNVKQCIGDTLGPGGLFKTLRTLPVWLEIVRDIEELCPGALILNYTNPMSAVTLATSRVTKLPVVGLCHSIQHSSQQLAKYLNVPYEKLDWRCGGINHMSWFTKLEVDGQDQYPALFEKMSDEAFLAKDPVRFDFARHFGAFVSESSGHFSEYIPYYRKRQDLIDRYCAAGYNGATGFYANEWPVWRKETDEEIERMISGEEEIKLEKSDEYAAVIIDSIVNEKPNVIYGNVPNRGLIENLPFEGVVEVACLVDKKGVQPTQYGRLPEHLAALCRSNMAFFELAVQAVLEKDREKALQALYIDPLTAAVCSPAEIKSMFEELWEADRLYLPDWK; encoded by the coding sequence TTGACGCGAATCTCGATTATTGGTTCGGGAAGCATGTTTACCAAATACTTGGCATCCGATATTTTGCAAATTCAAGGGTTTGAAGAAGGCGTGTTTGCCCTAGTCGACGTGGATGCCCGAAGGCTGGAGCTGTCGGTCAAACTGGTGCATCGTCTAATCGAATTGAGCGGTAAGAACTGGACTGTCGAAGCGTCGACAGATCGCAGGGAAGTGATAGCAGGCTCCCGTTTTGTCATCAATCAGATCGAAGTGGCCGGACTTGAGACGGTGCGCAATGAGTTCGAAATTCCGCTTCGATACAACGTCAAGCAATGTATTGGTGATACCCTCGGCCCAGGTGGACTGTTCAAAACACTACGCACGTTGCCGGTATGGCTGGAAATCGTTCGGGATATAGAAGAGCTGTGTCCGGGTGCCCTCATTCTTAATTATACGAACCCAATGTCCGCTGTTACGTTGGCCACTTCCAGAGTGACCAAGCTTCCTGTCGTCGGACTTTGCCATTCGATTCAACATTCCTCCCAACAGCTTGCCAAATATTTGAATGTTCCCTATGAGAAGCTGGACTGGCGTTGTGGCGGCATCAATCACATGTCCTGGTTTACGAAGCTGGAAGTGGACGGCCAAGATCAATATCCGGCGTTGTTTGAGAAAATGTCCGACGAAGCTTTCCTTGCCAAAGATCCGGTGCGCTTTGACTTTGCCCGCCATTTTGGTGCGTTTGTCTCGGAATCGAGCGGCCACTTCTCCGAATATATTCCTTACTATCGTAAACGGCAGGATTTGATTGACCGCTACTGTGCGGCCGGATACAACGGCGCAACGGGCTTTTACGCCAATGAGTGGCCGGTATGGCGCAAGGAGACGGACGAGGAAATCGAGCGGATGATTTCTGGTGAGGAAGAGATCAAGTTGGAGAAGAGCGACGAGTACGCAGCGGTCATTATCGACAGCATCGTTAACGAGAAGCCGAATGTCATTTATGGCAACGTGCCGAATCGTGGCTTAATTGAAAACCTTCCTTTTGAAGGGGTTGTGGAAGTCGCTTGCCTTGTGGACAAAAAAGGGGTTCAACCTACCCAATACGGTCGTCTGCCAGAGCATTTGGCAGCGCTTTGCCGCAGTAATATGGCCTTTTTTGAATTAGCTGTGCAAGCCGTACTGGAGAAAGATCGCGAAAAAGCATTGCAAGCGCTATATATTGATCCCCTGACAGCAGCAGTTTGTTCACCAGCTGAAATAAAAAGTATGTTTGAAGAGCTTTGGGAAGCCGATCGTCTCTACTTGCCGGATTGGAAGTGA
- a CDS encoding transcriptional regulator, DeoR family translates to MSKISARRDGIIALLKEQGSITATEIMEIFGVSEATARRDLETLEQEKRLVRMFGGAVLESIRKEIPFYRKMEMNPEEKKEIADKAYSLIQEGDVIGLTGGTTCMFVARRIIQQPFERLTVVTNALNIGFELAGVPGLELILTGGVNRTHSYELSGPLADTILERITIQKTFLGADGVDPVRGLTTFNELEANTNRKMIQQSLETYALADNSKLGRSSLFLIDKWRAITGLVTDKGAAREMLEPFKDAGIRIL, encoded by the coding sequence ATGAGCAAGATTAGTGCACGCCGTGATGGAATCATTGCTCTTCTTAAAGAACAAGGATCTATTACGGCAACGGAGATCATGGAAATATTCGGAGTATCCGAAGCAACAGCTAGACGGGATCTGGAGACGCTCGAACAGGAGAAAAGGCTTGTCCGGATGTTCGGCGGAGCCGTTTTGGAGAGCATCCGCAAGGAGATTCCATTTTATCGCAAGATGGAAATGAACCCGGAAGAGAAGAAGGAAATCGCTGACAAAGCTTATTCCCTCATCCAGGAAGGGGATGTAATCGGACTTACTGGCGGCACGACATGTATGTTTGTAGCTCGCCGGATCATTCAACAGCCGTTTGAACGCTTGACGGTCGTCACTAATGCGCTCAATATCGGCTTTGAGCTTGCAGGCGTACCAGGCCTGGAGCTGATCCTGACTGGCGGTGTCAACCGTACGCACAGCTACGAGCTGTCGGGTCCGCTTGCCGATACAATTTTGGAACGAATTACGATTCAGAAGACTTTTCTCGGAGCAGACGGCGTTGATCCCGTGCGGGGACTCACGACGTTTAACGAGCTGGAAGCCAATACGAATCGCAAGATGATTCAGCAATCTCTTGAAACCTACGCCTTAGCTGATAACAGCAAGCTTGGACGCAGTTCTCTCTTTTTGATCGACAAATGGCGTGCCATAACAGGATTGGTTACCGACAAGGGAGCCGCTCGCGAAATGCTGGAGCCTTTTAAAGATGCAGGCATCCGGATTTTGTAA
- a CDS encoding transcriptional regulator, LacI family codes for MTTLKDVAERVGVSISTVSRVVNNEASHSVRSETRKKIWDAVTELGYQPTKSAKNQESDKKNPAVGSPVGCILAVTQNKYNHPYFSGILEGIEKGIAEMGYELAFVQTVDDLRNPAVMNRILYENTPDGLILVEGLEPDLYAQLKKRIPHLIGVDVSDPGIPRITYDRVEAAKVVVQHLLQQGHRRIAFIGGSGLSHAIEKEKRYRGYREALWEADISVDPDWVIDCGWDVEKSYQRTKELLKNKENRPTAIFAASDMIAISAMRAANESGMQIPDDIAFAGIDNIEMSAYSSPPLTTVHIPKLEIGNIAAKTLIDYIGGRYPVPVKISVPFELKIRQSSVKEPRES; via the coding sequence GTGACAACGCTGAAGGATGTAGCTGAGCGCGTTGGGGTTTCCATATCAACGGTGTCGAGAGTTGTTAATAATGAAGCTTCTCATTCTGTCCGGTCGGAAACACGCAAAAAGATCTGGGATGCCGTGACTGAACTTGGATATCAACCTACCAAGTCTGCTAAAAATCAGGAAAGCGACAAAAAAAATCCAGCTGTGGGATCACCAGTTGGCTGCATCTTGGCCGTAACTCAGAACAAGTACAATCATCCTTATTTTTCAGGCATTCTGGAAGGGATTGAAAAAGGAATTGCTGAGATGGGGTATGAGCTTGCGTTTGTGCAAACGGTGGACGATCTTCGCAATCCGGCCGTAATGAACCGCATTCTATATGAAAACACACCGGACGGGCTGATTCTCGTGGAAGGGTTAGAGCCAGACTTGTACGCCCAGCTTAAAAAGAGGATTCCGCATCTGATTGGCGTTGATGTAAGCGATCCTGGAATTCCGCGTATCACCTATGATCGGGTGGAGGCGGCGAAGGTCGTCGTTCAGCATTTGCTGCAGCAAGGTCATCGTCGAATCGCCTTTATCGGCGGATCGGGGTTATCACATGCAATCGAAAAGGAAAAACGATACAGAGGGTATCGGGAGGCGCTGTGGGAGGCCGATATTTCAGTCGATCCCGATTGGGTTATTGATTGCGGCTGGGATGTAGAAAAAAGCTATCAACGGACCAAAGAACTGTTGAAAAATAAAGAAAATCGCCCAACAGCAATATTTGCCGCCAGCGATATGATCGCAATCTCGGCTATGCGGGCAGCGAACGAAAGCGGTATGCAGATACCCGACGATATTGCCTTTGCCGGCATTGATAACATCGAGATGTCCGCTTATAGCTCGCCGCCGCTTACGACCGTTCATATTCCGAAGCTTGAGATCGGTAATATTGCCGCCAAAACGCTGATTGATTACATTGGGGGACGTTATCCCGTTCCCGTTAAAATCTCGGTTCCATTTGAGCTGAAGATCCGTCAATCTTCGGTCAAGGAGCCCCGAGAAAGCTAA
- a CDS encoding carbohydrate ABC transporter substrate-binding protein, CUT1 family produces the protein MVKRGSANKSKWLIPLLGIPLVMSACGNNSGETPSSTNSGGNTPEKTKITYMQWGTQEEINQTKELLKQFNAKYPDIEVEVTSKDWETYWTAITAQAAAKTLPDVFKMDEAYLDKYAKLGAMRDLTSLTADNAFDTSQFEPNVLKKLQTDGKQYALPRDANTIIMYYNRGIFADAKTNPSGVKPPIGEMTWDEFIKIAQKMTVDKSGKTADEAGFDKKNIVQWGLVMDAALSADSVLESQLWSNGAKLVNDDQSFAMESPEAMEVLNTFSSYITELYAVPNYGQSQTLSKDPFLSLSTGKVAISFGGSWNATEYKQAGIDFETLLPPKFKEEKTVVQVTGNAISPTTKKEKAAWTLVEWMSGSEGQIALAKQGQSIPANKNAAEAFLAQDDGYNKQVFIDSQKYAIPVPFFDGKEKLLWEIIPQKLSNPMSGKGDIEKAVQDIKKAYGK, from the coding sequence ATGGTTAAAAGAGGGTCGGCAAACAAATCCAAATGGCTTATTCCATTGCTAGGTATTCCTCTGGTCATGTCAGCATGCGGGAACAACTCCGGCGAGACTCCATCTTCTACGAATTCCGGCGGCAATACTCCAGAGAAAACGAAAATTACGTACATGCAATGGGGCACTCAGGAAGAAATCAATCAGACGAAGGAGCTGCTGAAGCAGTTCAACGCGAAATATCCCGATATTGAAGTTGAAGTAACATCCAAGGATTGGGAGACGTATTGGACGGCGATAACAGCTCAGGCTGCCGCCAAAACACTTCCAGATGTGTTCAAAATGGATGAGGCCTACTTGGATAAGTACGCCAAGCTAGGCGCAATGAGGGATTTGACTAGTCTGACGGCTGATAACGCTTTTGATACCAGCCAGTTCGAACCGAATGTGCTCAAAAAGCTGCAAACAGACGGCAAGCAGTATGCTCTTCCACGTGACGCGAACACGATCATCATGTATTACAACAGAGGGATATTCGCCGATGCAAAAACGAACCCGTCAGGCGTTAAGCCGCCAATTGGCGAAATGACATGGGATGAGTTCATCAAGATAGCGCAAAAAATGACCGTGGATAAATCGGGTAAAACGGCGGATGAAGCGGGTTTTGATAAGAAAAACATCGTTCAATGGGGACTTGTTATGGATGCTGCCTTATCGGCGGACTCCGTGCTGGAATCCCAGCTCTGGTCCAACGGAGCCAAGCTGGTCAATGATGACCAATCATTTGCAATGGAATCTCCAGAGGCGATGGAGGTGCTGAATACATTCAGCAGCTATATTACGGAGCTGTATGCCGTACCTAACTATGGCCAGTCGCAAACACTTTCCAAAGATCCATTCCTGTCCCTGTCTACCGGCAAGGTCGCAATTAGCTTTGGAGGAAGCTGGAACGCGACGGAGTACAAACAGGCTGGCATTGATTTCGAAACACTGCTCCCGCCAAAGTTCAAGGAAGAAAAAACGGTTGTTCAGGTAACGGGTAACGCTATTAGTCCTACAACCAAAAAAGAAAAGGCGGCCTGGACACTCGTCGAATGGATGTCTGGATCAGAGGGGCAAATCGCTCTAGCTAAGCAGGGACAGTCCATACCGGCCAATAAAAATGCAGCAGAGGCTTTCCTCGCACAGGATGACGGTTACAACAAACAGGTATTTATCGATTCTCAGAAATATGCTATTCCGGTACCGTTCTTTGATGGAAAAGAGAAATTGCTGTGGGAAATCATCCCTCAAAAACTCTCCAATCCGATGTCCGGAAAAGGGGATATCGAGAAAGCGGTCCAAGATATTAAAAAAGCTTACGGGAAGTAG
- a CDS encoding multiple sugar transport system permease protein/sn-glycerol 3-phosphate transport system permease protein — MHATKLLSRAYSYIFLVIGLLIFIGPLLWLISTMLKTQAQTYVFPPELLPDPFTLGSFSRLFETMTLMPRWIMNSFIVASINGLGTIISSSLIAFGFARTKSRLRAPLFVIVLATLMIPSQVTLIPMYILFSKIGWYDTWLPLTIPVLLASPYFIFLFRQYFLTLPRELDEATYVDGGNYWTIYSRVILPLSGPILISGFIFSFVFTWTDYFTPLIFIQSEKLQMMSVGLQLIMGKNAQDLPMMAAGSFLALLPIAVIYFSAQKYFVEGVVMSGIK, encoded by the coding sequence ATGCACGCCACAAAGTTATTATCCCGAGCTTATTCCTATATTTTTCTAGTTATCGGGCTGCTTATTTTCATCGGTCCTCTCTTATGGCTCATTTCTACAATGCTCAAAACTCAGGCACAGACCTATGTTTTCCCTCCAGAGCTGCTGCCGGATCCGTTTACGTTGGGCTCGTTCAGTCGTTTGTTCGAAACGATGACATTAATGCCTCGTTGGATTATGAATTCCTTTATCGTAGCGTCGATAAACGGGCTTGGCACGATTATTTCCAGCTCGCTCATCGCGTTTGGGTTTGCCAGGACAAAGTCCCGTTTGCGCGCACCATTGTTTGTGATTGTGCTCGCTACACTGATGATTCCGTCCCAGGTCACACTCATTCCCATGTACATCTTGTTTAGCAAGATCGGCTGGTACGATACTTGGCTCCCGCTCACAATTCCAGTGCTGCTGGCAAGTCCATACTTTATCTTTTTATTCCGTCAATATTTTCTCACTTTGCCTAGAGAACTTGATGAAGCAACTTATGTTGATGGCGGAAACTATTGGACGATTTACAGCCGGGTCATTCTGCCGCTCTCCGGGCCTATTCTGATCTCAGGTTTTATCTTTTCCTTTGTTTTCACCTGGACCGATTATTTCACCCCGCTTATTTTCATTCAATCCGAAAAGCTGCAAATGATGAGTGTCGGATTGCAATTGATTATGGGCAAAAACGCTCAAGATCTCCCGATGATGGCCGCAGGCTCGTTCCTCGCCTTGCTGCCAATCGCCGTTATATATTTCTCCGCACAAAAATACTTCGTTGAAGGCGTGGTCATGTCGGGAATCAAATAA
- a CDS encoding multiple sugar transport system permease protein, translating into MAKKWKEDGAFLLFIIPWVIGFLCFFVGPAAASLTYSFADYNAITAPDWIGFDNYTRLWTDEVYLESLRNTLYFVFVGVPITVTFQILLALLLNIELPGIRYFRTLYYLPYLVPPVATVVIWMILFGSGDGVVNTLIQALGGGRVDWMNSEALIKPVIITIGMWMSGGSVLIFLAGLKGIPTSLYEAARIDGSGKVRTFFTITLPMLTPSILFTVVMQVIYYFQMFTEAMLLSRGGPDYASQTYMMNTYQVAFRDLNFGYAMAQSWVLFLIILVITVVLMKSSNRWVYYEGDEKKGGKP; encoded by the coding sequence GTGGCCAAGAAATGGAAGGAAGACGGAGCGTTCCTATTATTCATAATCCCCTGGGTAATTGGCTTTTTATGTTTCTTCGTCGGTCCGGCGGCGGCAAGTCTGACGTACAGCTTTGCAGATTACAACGCCATCACCGCTCCAGATTGGATCGGGTTCGACAACTATACCCGGCTTTGGACGGATGAAGTTTACTTGGAAAGTTTGCGCAATACGTTGTATTTCGTGTTTGTAGGTGTTCCAATTACCGTTACATTCCAAATTTTGCTGGCGCTGCTCCTTAATATTGAACTACCTGGAATTCGATATTTCCGTACCCTGTATTATCTTCCTTACCTCGTTCCACCTGTTGCAACCGTTGTCATTTGGATGATCTTGTTTGGTTCTGGAGACGGTGTCGTAAACACACTTATTCAAGCTCTTGGCGGCGGTCGTGTGGATTGGATGAACAGCGAAGCGTTGATCAAACCGGTCATCATTACGATTGGCATGTGGATGTCCGGCGGATCGGTGCTCATATTTCTCGCGGGGCTCAAGGGCATTCCGACCTCGCTGTATGAGGCGGCTCGTATAGACGGCTCCGGCAAAGTTCGTACCTTTTTTACGATTACGCTGCCGATGTTGACACCCTCCATCTTGTTTACCGTCGTTATGCAGGTCATTTATTACTTCCAGATGTTTACGGAAGCCATGCTGCTAAGCAGAGGCGGTCCCGATTATGCTTCGCAAACCTACATGATGAATACGTATCAGGTTGCCTTCCGCGATCTGAACTTCGGCTACGCTATGGCGCAGTCATGGGTTCTGTTCCTGATCATTCTGGTCATTACTGTAGTTCTGATGAAATCCTCCAACCGCTGGGTTTACTACGAAGGTGACGAGAAAAAGGGAGGTAAGCCCTGA